GATAAAGCTGATCTGGTCACGCATCATCAAAACAAATGGCCATATTCTGCTGTTCTATAGAGGGAGACCCGGCAGGGGTGTCAGGGGGAGACCCGGCAGGGGTGTCAGGGGGAGACCCGGCATTGGTGTCAGGGGGAGACCCGGCAGGGGTGGCTGTTTACAGTAACTTttgttgtaatatcccaaacAGACGTGACAGTTTGACCAATAAGGATTCAGCTTGAAGGGAAAGATCCAAATTGACGGGTGCTAAAGGAGCGTTCTACTGGGCCGGGACCAAGGAGCGTTCTACTGGGCCGGGACCAAGGAGCGTTCTACTGGGCCGGGACCAAGGAGCGTTCTACTGGGCCGGGACCAAGGAGCGTTCTACTGGGCCGGGACCAAGGAGCGTTCTACTGGGCCGGGACCAAGGAGCGTTCTACTGGGCCGGGACCAAGGAGCGTTCTACTGGGCCGGGACCAAGGAGCGTTCTACTGGGCCGGGACCAAGGAGCGTTCTACTGGGCCGGGACCAAGGAGCGTTCTACTGGGCCGGGACCAAGGAGCGTTCTACTGGGCCGGGACCAAGGAGCGTTCTATTGGGCCGGGATCAAGGCCATGTTTGACACGTTCGTCCACCGGACCTTCCTCGGATTGGTGTGTTTAGGGACTGAGTACTCACCAGGCcgtcattatatacagtaccagtcgtttggacacgcctactcattcaagagtttctaCATTTGTACTATTTGATACATTCTGgaacaatagtgaagacgtcaaaactatgaaatggaatatggagtcatgtagtaaccaaaaaagcgttAAACCAATCcaaattttatatttgagattcttcaaagtagccactctttacCTTGATGAGAACTTTCAACACTCCAGattcttgaggtagtcacctagaatgcatttcaattaacaggtgtgccttcttaaaagttaatttgtggaatttctttccttctgaatgcgtttgagccaatcagttgtgatgtgactaggtaggtatacagaagatggtcttttaccaaatagggctaagtccatattatggcaagaacagctcaaataagcaaagagaaacgacagtccatcattactttaagacatgaaggtcagttaatccggaaaatgtcaagtgcagtcgcaaaaagcgctatgatggaactggctctcatgaggaccgccacaggaaaggaagacccagagttacctctgctgcagaggataagttcattacagttacctgCACCTCAGGTTGCAGcccaaatgcttcacagagttcaattaacagacaccatcaactgttcagaggagactgcatgaatcagtccttcatggttttgctgcaaagaaaccactactaaaggacaccaagatgtgacttgcttgggccaagaaacacgagcaatggacattagaccggtggaaatctgtcctttggtctgatgattccaaatttgagatgtttggttccgacgcagagtaggtgaacagatgatctccgcatgtgtggttcccactgtgaagcatggaggtggtggtgctttgctggtgacattgatttatttagaattcaaggcacacttaaccagcatggctaccacagcattctgcagcgatacaccatcccatctggtttgctcttagtgggactatcatttgtttttcaaaaggacaatgacccaactcacctccaagctgtgtaagggatttatgaccaagaaggagagtgatggattgctgcatcagatacctggcctccacaatcacccgatcacaacccaattgagatgctttggaatgagttggactgcagagtgaaggaaaagcagccaacaagtgctcagcatatgtgggaactccttcaagactgttggaaaagcattccaggtgaagctggttgagagaaggccaagagtgtgtaaagctgtcatcaaggcaaagactggctactttgaagaatctcaaatatattttgatttgtttaatacttttttggttacaccatgattccatgtgtgttatttcatagtttttatgtcctcactattattctagtaGTCAAAATAAAaaccatggaatgagtaggtgtccaaactattgacttGTGCtgtatatacacaatatatattatCTTATATATGAAGTGATAATACCCGAGAAGTCGGTGTTTGCAGGATACATTGCCAATGTTGTTAGCCCCGAGACAAAGTCCGCTTCACTTTTATACagtgggttaccaacatattcaaataatggaCGTTTTCATTAGAAACGTTATTTTGaagaatttattcatactatttcatccagTTGGTCTTTCGTTCTATTGGGTCGGTGGCCAGAGACGTGACCCAAGTCGTTTGTTGTTGATGACTCCAacgcttcctacagttgtgtcaagttgtctagatgtcctttggatggtggaccgtTGTTGATAcagacaggaaactgttgagcgtgaaaaacccagcagcggtgcagttcttgacaaacctggaacctactaccataccccgttcaaaggcacttaaatatttagtcttgcccattcacccttcgaatggcacacacacaatctaatTTCCATAAAAATCcgtctttaacccgtctcctccccttcatctacactgactgaagtggatttaacaagtggcatcaatcagggatcatagatttcacctggtcagtctgtaatGGATAGAGCAGCTGTTCTTAATGTTTACTCAGTGAAGTTATAACTTACCAGGCCATTCTTAAACTCTGGTTTTCCATCTATCATTCTCATGTTCTGAATCCTGGTCTTGACGATGTCGACGGGCATGGACGCTGCCGTGGTTACCAGGCCGCTGATCATACTGGCACAGAAATGGAGGAAGATCCCGTCCACAAAataccctgggggggggggggggggaagttaTTCAAAAAGAATGGATTGCTGTAGGAGATACACCCCAACCCATCTAGGGGAAACACACCCCAACCCATCTAGGGGAAACACACCCCAACCCATCTAGGGGAAACACACCCCAACCCATCTAGGGGAAACACACCCCAACCCATCTAGGGGAATCACACCCCAACCCATCTAGGGGAATCACACCCCAACCCATCTAGGGGAATCACACCCCAACCCATCTAGGGGAATCACACCCCAACCCATCTAGGGGAATCACACCCCAACCCATCTAGGGGAATCACACCCCAACCCATCTAGGGGAATCACACCCCAACCCATCTAGGGGAATCACACCCCAACCCATCTAGGGGAAACACACCCTAACACATCTTTTAGAAGAGAAAggagttctcctaacctgctatatAACTAAAGCATCGGTTGTTGGGGACTCGGAAgagggttagaattagaggtcaggggttacctGTCTCTATAAGAGCCTGTTTGCTCTGAGAGTAGGAGGCCAGCTGGGCAGCGTTGACCACTACAGCACGGGCCATGGTGGGAATACACCCCTGGAGGAACACACACATGGTTACTGTTTTTGTTAAGCTCagcagtctctcagaggtctgtactggaatataatatagtagcagcggtagtatagtagcagtggtatggtggtagtatagtagcagtggtatagtggtagtatagtagcagtggtagtatagtagcagtggtatagtggtagtatagtagcagtggtagtatagtagcagtggtatagtggtagtatagtagcagtggtagtatagtagcagtggcatagtggtagtatagtaacagcatagtggtagtatagtagcagtggcatagtggtagtatagtagcagtggcatagtgtagtatagtagcagtggtatagtggtagtatagtagcagtggtatagtggtagtatagtagcagtggtatagtggtagtagcagtggtatataGTAGCAGTGgcatggtggtagtatagtagcagtggcatagtggtagtatagtagcagtggtatagtggtagtatagtagcagtggtagtatagtagcagtggtatagtagcagtggtagtatagtggtagtatagtagcagtatagtggtagtatagtagcagtggtatagtggtagtatagtagcagtggtagtatagtagcagtggtatggtggtagtatagtagcagtggtagtatagtagcagtggtatgtggtagtatagtagcagtggtatagtggtagtatagtagcagtggtatagtggtagtatagtagcagtggtagtatagtagcagtggtatagtggtagtatagtagcagtggtatagtggtagtatagtagcagtggtagtatagtagcagtggtatagtggtagtatagtagcagtggtagtatagtagcagtggtatggtggtagtatagtagcagtggcagtatagtagcagtggtatagtggtagtatagtagcagtggtagtatagtagcagtggtgcagtggtagtatagtagcagtggtagtatagtagcagtggtatagtggtagtatagtagcagtggtagtatagtagcagtggtatggtggtagtatagtagcagtggtatagtggtagtatagtagcagtggtatagtggtagtatagtagcagtggtatagtggtagtatagtagcagtggtatggtggtagtatagtagcagtggtatagtggtagtatagtagcagtggtatagtggtagtatagtagcagtggtatagtggtagtatagtagcaggggtagtatagtagcagtggtatggtggtagtatagtagcagtggcatagtggtagtatagtagcagtggtatagtggtagtatagtagcagtggtagtatagtagcagtggtatggtggtagtatagtagcagtggcagtatagtagcagtggtatagtggtagtatagtagcagtggtagtatagtagcagtggtagtatagtagcagtggcagtatagtagcagtggtatagtggtagtatagtagcagtggtagtatagtagcagtggtgcagtggtagtatagtagcagtggtagtatagtagcagtggtatagtggtagtatgtgcggtggtagtatagtagcagtggtatggtggtagtatagtagcagtggtagtatagtagcagtggtatggtggtagtatagtagcagtggtagtatagtagcagtggtgcagtggtagtatagtagcagtggtagtatagtagcagtggtatagtggtagtatagtagtggtagtatagtagcagtggtatagtggtagtatagtagcagggtatagtggtagtatagtagcagtggtagtatagtagcagtggtataatggtagtatagtagcagtggtagtatagtagcagtggtatggtggtagtatagtagcagtggtagtatagtagcagtggtatgtggtagtatagtagcagtggtagtatagtagcagtggtgcagtggtagtatagtagcagtggtagtatagtagcagtggtatagtggtagtatagtagcagtggtatagtggtagtatagtagcagtggtatagtggtagtatagtagcagtggtagtatagtagcagtggtatagtggtagtatagtagcagtggtatagtggtagtatagtagcagtggtagtatagtagcagtggtatagtggtagtatagtagcagtggtatagtggtagtatagtagcagtggtagtatagtagcagtggcatagtggtagtatagtagcagtggtagtatagtagcagtggcatagtggtagtatagtagcagtggtagtatagtagcagtatagtagcagtggtagtatagtagcagtggtatagtggtagtatagtagcagtggtagtatagtagcagtggtatggtggtagtatagtagcagtggtagtatagtagcagtggtatggtggtagtatagtagcagtggtatagtggtagtatagtagcagtggtatagtggtagtatagtagcagtggtatagtggtagtatagtagcagtggtatagtggtagtatagtagcagtggtagtatagtagcagtggtatggtggtagtatagtagcagtggtagtatagtagctgtggtatggtggtagtatagtagcagtggtatagtggtagtatagtagcagtggtatagtggtagtatagtagcagtggtatagtggtagtatagtagcagtggtatagtggtagtatagtagcagtggtatagtggtagtatagtagcagtggtatagtggtagtatagtagcagtggtatagtggtagtatagtagcagtggtatagtggtagtatagtagcagtggtagtatagtagcagtggtatgtggtagtatagtagcagtggtagtatagtagctgtggtatggtggtagtatagtagcagtggtatagtggtatatagtagcagtggtatagtggtagtatagtagcagtggtatagtggtagtatagtagcagtggtatagtggtagtatagtagcagtggtatagtggtagtatagtagcagtggaatagtggtagtatagtagcagtggtatagtggtagtatagtagcaggggtagtatagtagcaggggtagtatagtagcagtggtatggtggtagtatagtagcagtggtatggttgtagtatagtagcagtggcatAGTGGTAGTacagtagcagtggtatagtggtagtatagtagcagtggtagtatagtagcagtggtatggtggtagtatagtagcagtggcagtatagtagcagtggtatagtggtagtatagtagcagtggtagtatagtagcagtggtatggtggtagtatagtagcagtggcagtatagtagcagtggtatagtggtagtatagtagcagtggtagtatagtagcagtggtatagtggtagtatagtagcagtggtgcagtggtagtatagtagcagtggtatatagtcgcagtggtagtatagtagcagtggtatggtggtagtatagtagcagtggtagtatagtagcagtggtgcagtggtagtatagtagcagtggtagtatagtagcagtggtatagtggtagtatggtggtagtatagtagcagtggtatagtggtagtatagtagcagtatatagTAGCAGtgggtagtatagtagcagtggcagtatagtagcagtggtatagtggtagtatagtagcagtggtagtatagtagcagtggtatagtggtagtatagtagcagtggtagtatagtagcagtggtatagtggtagtatagtagcagtggtagtatagtagcagtggtatagtggtatatagtagcagtggtagtatagtatagtagcagctgtatagtggtagtatagtagcagtggtatatagtagcagtggtagtatagtagcagtggtggtggtagtatagtagcagtggtagtatagtagtggtatagtggtagtatagtagcagtggtagtatagtagcaggtagtatagtagcagtggtatagtggtagtatagtagcagtggtagtatagtagcagtggtatagtggtagtatagtagcagtggtagtatagtagcagtggtatagtggtagtatagtagcagtggtagtatagtagcagtggtatagtggtagtatagtagcagtggcatagtggtagtatagtagcagtggtagtatagtagcagtggtagtatagtagcagtggtatagtggtagtatagtagcagtggcatagtggtagtatagtagcagtggcatagtggtagtatagtagcagtggtagtatagtagcagtggtagtatagtagcagtagcagcggtagtatagtagcagtggcatagtggtagtatagtagcagtggcatagtggtagtatagtagcagtggcatagtggtagtatagtagcagtggtagtatagtagcagcggtatagtggtagtatagtagcagtggcatagtggtagtatagtagcagtggtatatagtagcagtggtatagtggtagtatagtagcagtggcatagtatatagtagcagtggtatagtggtagtatagtagcagtggtagtatagtagcagtggtatggtggtagtatagtagcagtatagtagcagtggtatggtggtagtatagtagcagtggtagtatagtggcagtggtagtatagtagcagtggtagtatagtagcagtggtagtatagtagcagtggtatagtggtagtatagtagcagtggtagtatagcagtggtatagtggtggtatagtagcagtggtagtatagtaagcgtggtatagtggtagtatagtagcagtggtatagtggtagtatagtagcagtggtagtatagtagcagtggtatagtggtagtatagtagcagtggtagtatagtagcagtggtatggtggtagtatagtagcagtggtagtgtagtagcagtggtatggtggtagtatagcagtggtagtatagtagcagtggtacagtggtagtatagtagcagtggtatatagtggtggtagtatagtagcagtggtatatagtaggtggtagtatagtagcagtggtatagtggtagtatagtagcagtggtagtatagtagcagtggtatagtggtggcatagtggcagtggtagtatagtagcagtggtatagtggtagtatagtagcagtggtatagtggtagtatagtagcagtggtagtatagtagcagtggtatagtggtagtatagtaacagtggtagtatagtagcagtggtatagcggtagtatagtaacagtggtatagcggtagtatagtagcagtggtatgggggggcagggcagcctagtggttagagcgttggactagtaaccggaaggttgcgagttcaaacccccgagctgacaaggtacaaatctgtcgttctgcccctgaacaggcagttaacccactgttcccaggccgtcattgaaaataagaatttgttcttaatgacttgcctggttaaataaaaggttaaataaaaggtaaaataaaaaaatgtaaaaaatggtggtggtatagtagcagtggtggtatagtaccagtggtagtatagtaccggtggtagtatagtagcggtggtagtatagtagcggtggtagtatagtggtagtatagtagcagcggtatggtagtagtatagtagcagtggtatagtagtatagtagcggtatggtagtagtatagtagcagtatagtagcagtggtatagcggtagtatagtagcagtggtatagcggtagtatagtagcagtggtatagcggtagtatagtagcagtggtatagtggtagtatagtagcagtggtatagtggtagtatagtagcagtggtatataGTAacagtggtatagtagtatagtaccgGTGGTAGTATAGGTATGGTATAgcgtggtagtatagtagcatagtggtagtatagtaagtgccatagtggtagtatagtagtagtggtagtatagcagtggtatagtggtagtatagtagtggtagtatagtggttgtatggtggtagtatagtagcagtggtagtatagtagcagtggtgcagtggtagtatagtagcagtggtagtatagtaacagtggtatagtggtagtatagtacgcggtggtagtatagtagcagtggtatagtggtggcagtggtagtatagtagaagtggcatagtggtggtatagtatagtatagtagccatggtagtggtagtatagtagtagtggtgcagtggtagtatagtagcagtggtagtatagtagcagtggtatagtggtagtatagtagcagtggtagtatagtaacagtGGTATATAgcggtggtagtatagtagcagtggtggtagtggtagtatagtagaagtggcatagtggtagtatagtaagtgccatagtggtagtatagtagtagtggtagtatagtatagtggtatggtggtagtataatagcagtggtatggtagtagtatagtagcagtggtatagtggtagtatagtagcagtggcagtatagtggtagtatagtatagtagcagtggtagtatagtaacagtggtatagcggtagtatagtagcagtggtggtatagtagcatagtggtggtagtatagtagcagtggtatagtaccagtggtagtatagtagcagtggtagtatatagtagcagtggtatggtggaagtatagtagcagtggtggtatagtagcagtggtggtatagtagcagtggtggtggtagtatagtagcgttggtagtatagtagtggtagtatagtagcagtggtatgtAGCATAGTAGCAGTGGTGGTATAGTAGCGGTGGTGGTATAGTAGGGTTGTGGTATAGTAgcggtagtatggtagtagtatagtggtagtatagtaacatggtaggtggtggtatagtggtagtatagtagcagtggtattgtggtagtatagtagcagtggtagagAGTATATTCATTTGTAGTATAGTATATTTATTAATAGTATAGTACAAGTAGTGTATTCATTAGTAGTGTAGTATATGTATTAGTAGTGTAGaaatagtatattagtagtatataaatagtatagcagtagtgtagaaatagtatagcagtagtgtagaaatagtatagcagtagtatagaaatagtatattagtagtagtgtagaaatagtatagcagtagtgtaGAAATAGTATAGCGGTAGTGTAGAAATAGCATAGCGGTAGTATAGAAATAGTATATTAGTCGTATAGaaatagtatattagtagtagtgtagaaatagtatagcagtagtagtgtagaaatggtatagtagtagtgttgtaATAGTATCTTACCCTCCATAGTGTGGTGACCCACTCTTTAGTGAtgctgtagtatagtagtagacGTATAGTAGTTcgatagttgtagcagtagtagtagtgtagtagtagtagtaatatagtagtaatagtatctTACCCTCCATAGTGTGGTGACCCCCTCTTCTTTAGTGATTCTGGCCAGAGCATTGAACACATTAGAATACCCTCTCTTCTGGTCTgcagggagactgggggagagaaagagagcgagggagggaaatTACACAATTAGACATAATTTAACTCCTGTTACCACTGTTCATCTTCTGTCTCACACCCTCCCTCTCACCGTCCGTCAGCGgtcacccaccctccctctcaccGTCCGTCAGCGgtcacccaccctccctctcaccGTCCGTCAGCGgtcacccaccctccctctcaccGTCCGTCAGCGgtcacccaccctccctctcaccGTCCGTCAGCGgtcacccaccctccctctcaccGTCCGTCAGCggtctcccaccctccctctcaccGTCCGTCAGCGGTCTCCCCCCCTCTCACCGTCCGTCAgcggtctccctccctcctctcaccgtCCGTCAgcggtctccctccctctcaccgtcCGTCAGcggtctcgctctccctccctctctccgtccgtcAGCGGTctcgctcccgctctccctccctctccgtccgtCAGCGGtcaccctcccaccctccctccctctcaccgtcCATCAGCGGTCATCCTGATCAAGGCAACTTCAGCAGGTGTTCCTACGAAGGCTCCGGTTGCTCCAGCCGTCATCCCAATCAGAGCCTTCATGAGGAAGTTGGGCGGGGTCCCGTCCTGTCCCGTCATCTTCTCAAACAACACTGTGTAGATACCTAACCTCGTTGTGGTGTAGGTAGCCTGGCGGAGTAGACCTGCTGACAGACTGGAAACAACAACATGATGTAGATACCTAACCCACACCATGTTGGTAGCCTGGCGGAGTAGACCTGCTGACAgactggaaacaacatgatgtaGGTACCTAACACAAACCATGTTGGTAGTCTGGTGGACTGAATTAGTATAATAGTAGAGTAGTGTTATcataatagtattagtagtattgtaACAGTATAGTAATATTGGATGATAACTTGTTTTGAACTAGGACAGAGGAATTTATAACAGACTTTTTCCAGACATAACTTGGGTAAAGGAGATCCCCTGATTGTATGGGATACTTTTAAAATGTGCCTTTAGATGCCATGCAATTCAATACTCATCTCTAAAACACCATTTAGGTTAACAGGGTCCATGTAAACAAAGAAAATTGAAGGACGAAGAGTacacatacatttgaagtcggaagtttacatacaagttttaatgactccaacctaagtgtttttCAACAACTCTACAAATTTCTGGTTAAAACCtatttgggctagggggcagtattttgacgtctgGATGAAAATCGTGCTCaaataaactgcctgttactccagcccagaagctaggatatgcatattattagtaggtTTGGATataaaactctaaagtttccaaaactgttcaaataatgtctgaatataacagaactgatatggcaggcaaaaacctgaggcaAATCCATCCAGGAAGAGCCATTATgttttttccattgaaagcctatccaccatataAAGGGATATGACCCAGATTGCATTccatatggcttccactagatgtcaacagtctttagacattgtttcaggcttttactctgaaaaatgtgGGAGATACAGAACTTTCAATCAGTGGCCAGTGGATGCTGTCTCCTACCCGAGtgaagttaacctcttacacttatggtggcgctatttttCATTTTTAAGAAAAactgttcccgttttaaacaagatattttgtcacaaaacagatgctcgactatgcatataattgctactgttcgaaacaaaacactctgacgtgtccagaaatacaaatatcttctctgtgcgtgccctttaacgtgagcttcaggcaaaaccaagatgacttggcatccaggaaatgacaaggatttttgaggctctgtctttcatgatctccttatatggctgtgaacgcaagaaatgagtctgccctttctgtcgtttccccaaggtgtctgcagcattgtgacgtcatTTGTGAAGGCAgttcgttggaagattgaccataagagaccacatttaccacgtgtccgctcCGGTGTCCTGTCTCTTAAAGATGAAtgtggtgcgcaaaagtcacctgccagtatttttccatggggcacagaagATGAGGAAACAGCAAAAGCTATATCCACAgtaactgcatgtcaatgaagagatatgtgaaaaaacaccttgaagccactgattccaaacaacgtttgccatgtttcggtcgatattatgtagttaatccatggaaaaagtttcacgttttGGTGACTGCATTTGGTCTgattagaactgtttggccataatgaccatcgcaaTGTAAGAAAAAAGGaggatttctcctacacacagacactttcaggaaacactgGCAGCATTTGgtatgtgggggtgctttgctgcaggagtctcctcattgaaaacatcagaagctcttcaaaggtaaatgattttatttatttggttatctggcttttcaAGACATCAAAATGTTAAAGCGTGCAAATGCTACACAAAATGGA
Above is a genomic segment from Oncorhynchus masou masou isolate Uvic2021 chromosome 23, UVic_Omas_1.1, whole genome shotgun sequence containing:
- the slc25a11 gene encoding mitochondrial 2-oxoglutarate/malate carrier protein isoform X1, whose amino-acid sequence is MAEASKPKTSPKAIKFLFGGLAGMGATVFVQPLDLVKNRMQLSGQGGKAREYKTSFHALASILKNEGLGGIYTGLSAGLLRQATYTTTRLGIYTVLFEKMTGQDGTPPNFLMKALIGMTAGATGAFVGTPAEVALIRMTADGRLPADQKRGYSNVFNALARITKEEGVTTLWRGCIPTMARAVVVNAAQLASYSQSKQALIETGYFVDGIFLHFCASMISGLVTTAASMPVDIVKTRIQNMRMIDGKPEFKNGLDVLARVIRNEGFFSLWKGFTPYYARLGPHTVLTFIFLEQMNKAYKVYFLD
- the slc25a11 gene encoding mitochondrial 2-oxoglutarate/malate carrier protein isoform X2, with translation MAEASKPKTSPKAIKFLFGGLAGMGATVFVQPLDLVKNRMQLSGQGGKAREYKTSFHALASILKNEGLGGIYTGLSAGLLRQATYTTTRLGIYTVLFEKMTGQDGTPPNFLMKALIGMTAGATGAFVGTPAEVALIRMTADGRLPADQKRGYSNVFNALARITKEEGVTTLWRGCIPTMARAVVVNAAQLASYSQSKQALIETGYFVDGIFLHFCASMISGLVTTAASMPVDIVKTRIQNMRMIDGKPEFKNGLDVLARVIRNEGFLSVSPYRTCWRG